One segment of Sulfobacillus thermosulfidooxidans DSM 9293 DNA contains the following:
- a CDS encoding histidine kinase dimerization/phospho-acceptor domain-containing protein has protein sequence MMSTSKIPFAQDNFLASLLIAVGHDVKNYLNAILGYSELLAEDAVDNEDIARAADLGKIYQSAQSVLGMVGQLIDLAKVVEGTWEFQCMEINVTEFLLSRDGVGEKIQLDEKPSSSLVVRTDPLWLEMAWKTGLDIMNRGCPHELPRVRIVNEKDGVRIRMERAMQYPLKLNALELLTVSLERAAFHVLAGDLWCGTEDGGGLRVVFMIHLPHHNVQEKDYA, from the coding sequence ATGATGTCGACGTCCAAGATACCTTTTGCCCAAGACAATTTTCTTGCCAGCCTTTTAATTGCGGTCGGGCACGATGTTAAAAATTATCTAAATGCCATATTAGGGTATAGTGAGCTTTTAGCGGAAGATGCGGTCGACAATGAGGATATTGCCCGGGCGGCAGACTTAGGCAAAATCTATCAATCAGCTCAATCGGTATTGGGCATGGTGGGGCAACTGATAGATTTGGCGAAAGTCGTCGAGGGGACTTGGGAGTTCCAGTGTATGGAAATAAATGTGACAGAGTTTCTCTTAAGTCGGGACGGGGTCGGTGAAAAGATTCAGCTCGATGAAAAGCCGTCTTCATCTCTGGTGGTGCGCACCGATCCCCTGTGGCTCGAAATGGCATGGAAGACGGGCCTTGACATCATGAACCGGGGTTGCCCGCATGAATTGCCCCGGGTTCGCATCGTTAATGAGAAGGACGGCGTAAGAATTCGCATGGAACGTGCCATGCAATATCCGCTCAAACTGAACGCCCTGGAGTTGCTCACTGTCAGTTTAGAACGTGCCGCCTTTCACGTTTTGGCGGGAGATTTATGGTGTGGAACCGAAGACGGAGGAGGGTTGCGGGTGGTGTTTATGATCCATTTGCCGCATCACAATGTGCAGGAGAAGGATTATGCGTGA
- a CDS encoding DMT family transporter produces the protein MLTKDTLKFAGLVIATTALMGSSFAIGKIGLQFISPFLLVAVRFLIAGIVMAIIVRHRPLPQHIGDWVRVGIIGLFQTAGVMGMIFLSLETISAGESSILTFVNPLLVVILATIFTKARYTLRQYLGVLLGFFGVVVTLGGNFSIHMGVVYGFTGALSWAIATLLIKRWGARFDIWILTAYQMMIGGLILMIAAVNLETPRFVVNMESIVIVLWLALMASVVQFGIWFYLLHHNDPGKVSAFLFLAPFFGVLFGWLLLHEIITQTVMVGGLLIIGGIILVNWPTRTFPVHAVKNCPD, from the coding sequence GTGTTAACTAAAGATACTTTGAAATTTGCGGGATTGGTCATTGCGACAACCGCCCTGATGGGGTCCTCGTTTGCCATTGGGAAAATAGGGTTGCAGTTCATTTCTCCTTTTTTATTGGTAGCGGTACGTTTTTTGATCGCCGGCATTGTCATGGCAATAATCGTGCGCCATCGCCCATTGCCACAGCACATAGGAGACTGGGTGCGCGTGGGGATTATTGGCCTATTTCAAACGGCTGGCGTGATGGGAATGATTTTTTTAAGTTTAGAGACAATCTCCGCAGGCGAGTCGTCGATTCTCACGTTCGTTAACCCGCTGTTAGTGGTCATCTTAGCGACGATTTTTACCAAAGCCCGCTACACATTACGGCAATACCTGGGGGTCCTTTTAGGATTTTTCGGGGTCGTGGTGACCTTGGGAGGAAATTTCTCTATTCATATGGGCGTGGTCTATGGTTTTACTGGAGCTTTGTCGTGGGCGATTGCCACTCTTTTGATAAAGCGCTGGGGAGCACGCTTTGACATTTGGATTTTAACGGCCTATCAGATGATGATTGGCGGATTGATCTTGATGATTGCCGCTGTCAATTTGGAGACTCCGCGCTTTGTGGTAAACATGGAATCCATTGTCATCGTATTGTGGTTAGCCCTTATGGCTTCCGTTGTCCAATTTGGGATTTGGTTTTATTTACTTCATCATAACGATCCCGGAAAAGTGAGCGCGTTTTTGTTTTTGGCCCCATTTTTCGGTGTGCTATTCGGATGGCTCCTGCTACATGAGATAATCACACAGACCGTGATGGTTGGAGGTCTATTGATTATTGGCGGGATTATCTTGGTCAATTGGCCCACGCGCACTTTTCCGGTCCATGCGGTGAAAAACTGCCCGGATTAA
- a CDS encoding response regulator, translated as MSKILLVEDNEMNRDMLSRRLTRRHYEVILATDGQEGVERCRSEHPDVVLMDISLPVLDGWQAIALLKHDPLTQNIPIIALTAHALAADRQRAFDEGCEDFDTKPVDLPRLIGKIEAVLAKSRQ; from the coding sequence ATGAGTAAGATCTTATTAGTTGAAGATAACGAAATGAACCGGGATATGCTATCTCGTCGACTGACGAGACGGCATTATGAGGTCATTTTAGCGACAGATGGGCAAGAGGGCGTTGAGCGTTGCCGAAGCGAGCATCCCGATGTGGTTCTTATGGATATTAGTTTGCCGGTATTAGATGGCTGGCAAGCAATTGCTCTCTTAAAACATGACCCCCTGACTCAAAATATTCCTATTATCGCATTGACCGCCCATGCTTTAGCCGCTGATCGTCAACGGGCCTTCGATGAGGGATGTGAAGATTTTGATACCAAACCGGTAGATCTTCCCCGCCTAATTGGCAAAATTGAAGCTGTTCTGGCCAAAAGCCGTCAATAG
- a CDS encoding response regulator, producing the protein MTNLEQFLQEAKCLLVDDQETNLDLLSRILKRRGYCHIYQTQDPTRVVPMVKTLAPDIILLDLHMPEMDGFEVMAALRPVIPPTTFLPILVLTADMRSESKQRALAEGARDFLVKPFDPIEVALRVKNLLETRMLYLDLSAQNAVLEQKVRERTKELEAAKQEILRLLTRW; encoded by the coding sequence ATGACAAATTTAGAGCAGTTCTTGCAAGAGGCTAAATGCCTGTTAGTGGATGATCAGGAAACCAATTTAGACTTATTATCACGCATTCTGAAACGGCGCGGCTATTGCCATATCTATCAAACCCAAGATCCTACCCGGGTTGTGCCCATGGTCAAAACCTTGGCACCCGATATCATTTTGTTGGATTTGCACATGCCAGAGATGGATGGATTTGAAGTCATGGCCGCACTGCGTCCTGTTATTCCACCAACCACGTTTTTGCCGATTTTAGTGCTGACAGCGGATATGCGCTCAGAATCCAAGCAACGAGCATTGGCCGAGGGAGCACGAGATTTTTTGGTTAAACCCTTTGATCCCATTGAAGTCGCCTTACGCGTGAAAAATTTGCTTGAGACTCGGATGCTCTATTTGGATTTGAGTGCCCAAAATGCCGTCTTAGAGCAAAAAGTTCGGGAACGCACAAAAGAGTTAGAAGCTGCTAAACAAGAAATTCTGCGGCTGTTAACACGGTGGTAG
- a CDS encoding MFS transporter: MRDSLTPRLRWATGIAVGLDGYNLTVVTASLIALTRQFHLSDFATIELALGTLFGSLLGGILAGTLTDHVGRLKVFTYDLWFFVLFSLTSALSPSFGILLVSRIFLGFAIGADYAIAPAYVAEFSPSKNRGFQLGFIWLMWPIGTTLSFVLSGIIFSVVPPLIAWRIVFALAALPAVVGIWLRKSLPESPRWLIAMGQEDQGHQLIDTYQLEPVNYSYPDPHTTSFRQSFANRWILILGTWFFLTMASYGMGLILPVMLTRSGLTGQMGAIWGTALVNVGGIVGSFVAMWHLDRIGRKSLQIVGFGIASLMLGLVAALTAASHVAPFVIILLLTVGETMSMYGPGTVTGIYPAELFPTHRRATALGVATAVSRLGAIAGALLFGLINQQGGLSPVAGVAALIMLGGSLLTWIFGTETRQRSLEDLNAPSGVFDRSEML, from the coding sequence ATGCGTGATAGCCTAACGCCAAGACTTCGGTGGGCTACAGGAATTGCTGTGGGACTGGATGGCTATAATTTGACTGTGGTGACCGCGAGTTTAATTGCCTTGACCCGGCAATTTCATTTGAGTGATTTCGCCACCATTGAACTCGCTCTAGGAACCTTATTTGGTTCCCTTCTGGGTGGTATTTTGGCGGGAACTTTGACCGATCATGTGGGCCGACTAAAAGTCTTTACCTATGATTTATGGTTTTTTGTCCTCTTCAGCCTCACATCGGCTCTTTCCCCGTCTTTTGGAATTTTGCTCGTCAGTCGGATTTTTCTTGGTTTTGCTATCGGCGCTGACTATGCCATTGCACCGGCTTATGTGGCAGAATTTTCTCCGAGCAAAAACCGTGGGTTTCAGCTGGGGTTTATCTGGCTTATGTGGCCCATTGGCACCACTTTAAGTTTCGTCCTTTCTGGCATTATTTTTTCTGTCGTCCCGCCCTTAATCGCCTGGCGCATTGTCTTTGCCTTGGCAGCTTTGCCCGCGGTCGTGGGAATTTGGTTGCGAAAGTCCCTGCCAGAATCTCCGCGTTGGTTGATTGCTATGGGACAAGAAGATCAAGGACATCAGCTCATTGACACCTATCAGTTGGAACCTGTGAATTATTCTTACCCAGACCCTCATACCACCTCTTTTCGCCAGAGTTTTGCGAATCGGTGGATTCTGATTCTCGGCACCTGGTTTTTCTTAACGATGGCCAGTTATGGCATGGGTCTCATTCTTCCGGTGATGTTAACGCGTTCGGGATTAACAGGACAAATGGGCGCGATTTGGGGAACCGCTTTGGTGAATGTCGGGGGAATCGTGGGATCGTTCGTGGCCATGTGGCATCTCGACCGGATTGGGCGCAAGTCTCTGCAAATCGTGGGATTTGGGATTGCGAGCCTCATGTTGGGATTAGTGGCCGCGCTCACTGCGGCATCGCACGTAGCTCCTTTCGTTATTATTCTGCTGTTGACTGTAGGGGAGACCATGAGCATGTATGGCCCAGGTACGGTGACAGGCATTTATCCAGCCGAACTGTTTCCAACCCATCGGCGTGCTACCGCTCTCGGTGTGGCTACCGCGGTTAGTCGACTGGGCGCTATTGCGGGCGCCTTACTCTTTGGACTAATTAATCAGCAAGGAGGATTAAGTCCTGTGGCCGGAGTCGCGGCCCTCATTATGCTGGGCGGGAGTCTTCTGACATGGATATTTGGCACGGAGACACGGCAACGCAGTTTAGAAGACTTGAATGCTCCATCTGGCGTGTTTGACAGATCAGAAATGCTGTGA
- the sor gene encoding sulfur oxygenase/reductase gives MPKPYIAINSAKVANHPDSFRLFESVGPKVCMVTANHSGFVGFQNHVQIGVFPMGGRYGGAEMDMRQTLNPLGIRQYTMWKRWEDHEEMHVQQFDSIFRLCSSCLGMVIEGPWEPIYEIVSSDLPDNMALTDVPATLGSQFMAGQPVPPVSMPYGQRVIAASEHTIIPGMENAFESAIEDLMQMFKKAPGFLGYMVLKQIGASAIGSLQLTPEGIHQALQTLGDYPPRAQSGNFETLQAAPTPKEYVVHMEWQDLATAQFGISRVVVNTRYRAQHDKVLKTLIRGPYVTLWSPMMEDTSWREYLHS, from the coding sequence ATGCCAAAACCTTATATTGCGATTAACAGTGCGAAAGTTGCGAATCACCCTGATTCTTTTCGGCTATTTGAATCAGTAGGTCCCAAGGTTTGTATGGTCACGGCCAACCATTCCGGATTTGTAGGATTCCAAAACCATGTGCAAATCGGGGTTTTCCCAATGGGTGGACGGTACGGCGGTGCCGAAATGGACATGCGTCAAACCCTCAATCCCTTAGGCATTCGCCAGTACACCATGTGGAAGCGGTGGGAAGATCATGAAGAGATGCACGTACAGCAGTTTGATTCGATTTTCCGGCTGTGTTCCAGTTGTTTGGGCATGGTCATTGAGGGTCCATGGGAACCAATCTATGAAATCGTTAGCAGTGATTTACCAGACAATATGGCGTTAACAGATGTGCCCGCGACATTAGGCAGCCAATTTATGGCCGGACAACCTGTCCCGCCAGTATCTATGCCCTATGGCCAACGTGTCATTGCCGCATCTGAGCACACCATTATTCCTGGCATGGAGAATGCCTTCGAATCCGCCATTGAAGATCTCATGCAAATGTTTAAGAAGGCCCCAGGATTCCTTGGCTATATGGTTTTGAAACAAATTGGCGCATCCGCCATCGGCAGTTTGCAGCTCACACCCGAAGGGATTCATCAAGCCTTGCAAACCCTAGGTGATTACCCGCCGCGTGCGCAATCAGGAAACTTTGAAACATTACAAGCAGCCCCGACACCCAAGGAATACGTCGTTCACATGGAGTGGCAAGATCTCGCCACGGCTCAATTCGGCATTTCCCGGGTTGTGGTGAATACGCGCTACCGAGCCCAGCATGACAAGGTATTAAAGACATTAATCAGAGGACCTTATGTCACCTTGTGGAGCCCGATGATGGAAGACACGTCATGGCGGGAGTATTTGCACTCGTAA
- a CDS encoding ATP-binding response regulator, with amino-acid sequence MTIVDILIGLGALVMCFAGQGTWKVIQILSSNRYRKTWQLVFGFICVFTIGYLLTLGLLIAEARSSFSLIIPGMVFLLGAIFVFMVVRLGRLTIEDLQASTKAAEAANQAKSTFLANMSHELRTPLNAIIGYSEMLSESAEDLEDEGFAQDLEKIHRAGKHLLALINDILDISKIESGKMDLFLETFAVDDLIRDVSETIGPLMQANHNEFIVHQEPWLGYLHADLTKVRQTLFNLLSNAAKFTTQGTVELRVNRIRQGHDVFVEFVVRDTGIGLSPEQQSRLFQAFSQADASTTRKYGGTGLGLAISRHFCQMMGGDITVESVEGQGSTFTVKLPGLVQQSPGVEESSNNQYTVLVIDDDPTVLDLMQRMLTPMGYRVITALTGLEGLKLALQGMPDVIILDILLPMVDGWSILTRIKREPLLMDIPVILLSMAPDAQRGYALGAVDVLAKPINRDRLFSALQKSVTGSRRSVLIVEDHEDTRHLIRQQLELAEWMCEEAENGTQALEQLKSFIPAVIVCDLLMPEMDGFELIAILRRNPAWQRIPIIVLTAKDMTTDDYQRLTGSVERVILKGSYTKDELMRELQRMIQTVSKRAG; translated from the coding sequence ATGACGATAGTGGATATATTGATTGGTTTGGGGGCTCTGGTAATGTGCTTTGCCGGTCAAGGCACATGGAAAGTGATTCAAATTTTGTCGAGTAATCGCTACCGTAAGACATGGCAGTTGGTCTTTGGTTTTATTTGTGTTTTCACCATAGGCTATCTTTTAACGTTAGGCCTTTTAATTGCGGAAGCGCGATCGTCGTTTTCCCTTATTATTCCCGGCATGGTGTTCTTATTGGGTGCCATCTTTGTATTTATGGTCGTTCGCCTAGGACGGTTAACCATTGAAGATTTACAAGCTAGTACCAAAGCGGCGGAAGCGGCCAACCAGGCGAAAAGCACGTTTTTAGCCAATATGAGTCATGAACTGCGGACACCTCTTAATGCGATTATCGGGTATAGCGAAATGCTATCGGAAAGTGCGGAAGATCTGGAAGATGAGGGATTTGCTCAGGATTTAGAAAAAATTCACCGGGCAGGTAAACACTTATTAGCATTGATTAACGACATTTTGGATATTTCCAAAATTGAATCGGGCAAAATGGATTTGTTTCTCGAAACCTTTGCCGTTGACGATTTAATTCGCGATGTCAGTGAAACCATTGGGCCTTTAATGCAAGCGAACCACAATGAATTTATTGTGCATCAAGAACCCTGGCTGGGATATCTTCATGCGGATTTAACCAAAGTCCGGCAAACGCTGTTTAATTTATTAAGCAACGCGGCCAAATTTACCACACAAGGAACTGTAGAATTACGTGTCAACCGGATAAGGCAGGGTCATGATGTTTTTGTGGAGTTTGTGGTGCGCGATACCGGAATCGGGTTAAGTCCCGAACAGCAATCCCGCCTATTTCAGGCCTTTAGTCAAGCCGATGCCTCGACAACCAGAAAATATGGGGGAACAGGCCTAGGATTGGCAATTAGCCGTCATTTTTGCCAGATGATGGGGGGAGACATTACTGTTGAAAGTGTTGAAGGCCAAGGCTCGACCTTTACCGTGAAATTGCCGGGTTTGGTTCAACAATCCCCGGGGGTAGAGGAAAGCAGCAACAACCAGTATACCGTTTTAGTGATTGATGACGATCCGACGGTCTTAGACCTTATGCAGCGTATGTTAACTCCTATGGGTTACCGCGTAATCACCGCCCTGACAGGTCTTGAGGGGCTTAAGCTTGCCCTGCAAGGCATGCCGGATGTGATTATCCTCGATATTTTATTGCCTATGGTTGATGGCTGGAGCATTCTCACCCGCATTAAACGAGAACCGTTGCTGATGGATATTCCGGTCATCCTGTTATCGATGGCCCCAGATGCCCAACGAGGATATGCCTTGGGAGCTGTCGATGTTTTGGCTAAACCCATTAATCGGGACCGGTTATTCAGCGCACTACAAAAATCGGTAACAGGTTCGCGGCGTTCTGTATTGATTGTTGAAGATCACGAAGATACCCGCCATCTAATCCGCCAGCAATTGGAATTGGCTGAGTGGATGTGTGAGGAAGCAGAAAATGGGACTCAAGCACTTGAACAGTTGAAATCCTTTATTCCCGCAGTGATTGTTTGTGATTTGTTAATGCCGGAAATGGATGGATTTGAACTGATTGCGATATTACGACGCAATCCAGCCTGGCAACGAATTCCTATCATCGTGCTCACAGCTAAGGATATGACGACCGATGATTATCAACGTTTAACAGGAAGTGTCGAGCGGGTGATTTTGAAAGGCAGTTACACCAAAGACGAACTGATGCGGGAATTGCAAAGGATGATCCAAACCGTCAGCAAGCGCGCGGGATAG